From a region of the Helianthus annuus cultivar XRQ/B chromosome 5, HanXRQr2.0-SUNRISE, whole genome shotgun sequence genome:
- the LOC110940759 gene encoding codeine O-demethylase, whose protein sequence is MVESQSGVAPVNRESVTIQVHQIAANYDQLPERFICKEDEEYGNITKTVESSQTEIPVIDVSLLTSSHLELDRLKTALTTWGCFQAINHGIEGPLLDKVREISRLFFNLSAEEKKKCLREEGDVEGYGNDMVLSDRQTLDWTDRLFLSVLPEDQQRLQFWPQNPTNFREVVDKYCSKVELINEVIFKAMARSLNLEENCFLDQYGTTNSKILGRFNYYPPCPWADKVLGLKPHSDGSAITFLLQDKGLEGLQILKDGQWFGVPIVPDALTINVGDQMEIISNGVFKSPIHRVFVHKKDQRITVAMFCMPQTEKDIGPIDGLITDDTPRLYKNVTFSLDFYLKNYQEGTRSIDACKI, encoded by the exons ATGGTTGAATCCCAGTCAGGTGTTGCTCCGGTAAACCGCGAGTCAGTGACCATTCAAGTTCACCAAATAGCGGCCAACTATGACCAGCTGCCAGAAAGATTTATCTGTAAAGAAGATGAAGAGTATGGTAACATCACCAAGACTGTCGAGTCTTCTCAAACGGAGATTCCTGTTATTGATGTTAGCCTCTTAACTTCATCTCATTTGGAGCTCGATAGGCTTAAAACAGCTCTTACCACTTGGGGGTGCtttcag GCAATTAACCATGGAATTGAAGGTCCCCTTTTGGATAAAGTTCGCGAAATCAGCAGACTCTTCTTCAATTTATCAGCAGAGGAGAAGAAAAAATGCTTGAGGGAAGAAGGTGATGTTGAAGGCTATGGAAATGACATGGTCCTCTCAGATCGCCAAACTCTTGATTGGACTGACAGACTGTTTCTCTCTGTTCTTCCTGAAGATCAACAAAGGCTTCAATTTTGGCCTCAAAATCCTACTAACTTCAG GGAAGTGGTTGATAAATATTGCTCCAAAGTTGAGTTGATCAATGAAGTTATCTTTAAAGCCATGGCTAGATCATTGAACTTGGAGGAGAATTGTTTCTTAGACCAATATGGGACAACAAATTCAAAAATTTTGGGAAGATTTAACTACTACCCTCCTTGTCCATGGGCTGATAAAGTGTTGGGACTCAAGCCACATtctgatggttcagccatcacaTTTCTGTTGCAAGATAAAGGGCTTGAAGGTCTGCAAATTTTGAAAGATGGTCAGTGGTTCGGAGTCCCTATTGTTCCCGATGCTCTAACCATCAATGTCGGCGATCAAATGGAG ATAATAAGTAATGGAGTGTTCAAGAGCCCGATACATCGAGTGTTCGTACACAAAAAGGACCAAAGGATTACTGTGGCTATGTTCTGCATGCCTCAAACTGAAAAGGATATTGGACCTATAGATGGGCTGATTACGGATGACACGCCAAGGTTATACAAGAACGTCACTTTTTCTCTCGACTTCTATTTAAAGAATTACCAGGAAGGTACGAGATCAATTGATGCTTGCAAGATTTAA
- the LOC110938915 gene encoding uncharacterized protein LOC110938915 produces the protein MGERIAAHGGGGDEVRRRRSQTAETAGSETRTSSLCLGPVVCVSDRRSVRLSSRSIYPVIGEDDDEFLFPSTAGGGGQRWSETRTGGLRFCPTNFRFAAAQQINRGGVYVQFVSGWFESNPVDSVNTRVNSGQQQSKHGQLMGQLGPGQQWSTRSVRVMLRVRDSVRLGLGSVDSVSESTQSRLVSGQQVQLGSTRFLTARLSSTQST, from the exons ATGGGAGAGAGGatcgccgctcacggcggcggcgGTGACGAAGTCAGGCGGAGGCGGAGTCAGACGGCAGAGACAGCGGGGTCGGAGACTCGGACCAGTAGTTTATGTCTTGGACCGGTGGTTTGTGTTTCGGACCGGCGATCAGTTCGTTTATCCAGTCGGTCCATTTACCCGGTGATcggtgaagatgatgatgagttcCTGTTTCCGTCAACCGCAGGCGGTGGTGGTCAGCGGTGGTCCGAGACTCGAACCGGCGGTCTTCGTTTTTGTCCAACGAATTTCCG TTTCGCAGCGGCTCAACAAATCAACAGGGGTGGTGTCTATGTTCAGTTCGTTTCGGGATGGTTCGAGTCAaacccggttgactcggtcaacacccgagtcaactcgggtcaacaacAGTCCAAGCACGGTCAGCTTATGGGTCAACTCGGTCCGGGTCAGCAGTGGTCAACAAGATCAGTTCGGGTGATGCTTCGGGTTCGGGACTCGGTTCGGCTCGGTCTCGGTTCAGTTGACTCAGTCAGCGAGTCGACTCAGTCAAGACTCGTCTCAGGTCAACAAGTTCaactcggttcgactcggttccTCACGGCTCGACTCAGTTCAACTCAGTCAACGTAA